The following are encoded in a window of Pongo abelii isolate AG06213 chromosome 14, NHGRI_mPonAbe1-v2.0_pri, whole genome shotgun sequence genomic DNA:
- the TSC22D1 gene encoding TSC22 domain family protein 1 isoform X4 — protein MDLVKSHLMYAVREEVEVLKEQIKELIEKNSQLEQENNLLKTLASPEQLAQFQAQLQTGSPPATTQPQGTTQPPAQPASQGSGPTA, from the coding sequence gATCTAGTGAAAAGCCATTTGATGTATGCGGTCAGAGAAGAAGTGGAGGTCCTCAAAGAGCAAATCAAAGAACTAATAGAGAAAAATTCCCAGCTGGAGCAGGAGAACAATCTGCTGAAGACACTGGCCAGTCCTGAGCAGCTTGCCCAGTTTCAGGCCCAGCTGCAGACTGGCTCCCCGCCTGCCACCACCCAGCCACAGGGCACCACACAGCCCCCCGCCCAGCCAGCATCGCAGGGCTCAGGACCAACCGCATAG